A window from Desulfurispora thermophila DSM 16022 encodes these proteins:
- a CDS encoding type I restriction endonuclease subunit R, translating to MNQYCEDALIEQPAIALFQELGWETINCFHETLGTAGILGRETTAEVVLTRYLRDALEKLNSGVDSEAINLAIEEIVKDRSSLNPVYANREVYKLLKDGVKVIYKNADGEETDEVVKVIDWNNPENNHFLLASQLWITGEIYKRRADLVGFVNGIPLVFIELKATHRRLEHAYYDNLRDYKNTIPQLFWYNGFIILSNGSQSRIGSMSASWEHFAEWKKINSEGEEGVVSLETMIRGTCDKAKLLDIVENFTLFSDAGGSMVKLVAKNHQYIGVNNAIEAVKKIRENHGRLGVFWHTQGSGKSYSMLFFCQKILRKLPGNWTFVIVTDRAELDEQIYKNFASAGAVIEKKVQAESCQHLKELLAEDHRMVFTLIQKFQSEDGGKYPKITDRDDIIVLVDEAHRSQYDTLAANMRSAMPNASFIAFTGTPLMAGEEKTREVFGDYVSIYNFRQSIEDRATVPLYYENRIPELQLINENLNDDIQDIIDNADLSEEAEKKLEREFAREYHLITRDDRLETIAEDIVKHFMSRGEMGKAMVVSIDRYTAVKMYDKVRKYWQKYMEELSKQLAKCYPQEAAEIKKKLDYMRETDMAVVISSGQNEVEAFQKKGLDILPHRKRMVTEDLDKKFKDPNDPFRIVFVCAMWLTGFDAPAVNTIYLDKPMKNHTLMQTIARANRVFKDKTCGTIVDYIGVFRNLQKALAIYATPVAGGSVDTPVKDKAALIDELKKVIAETTAFCNEKGIDVGRLLNTSGLELVGLLDDAVERLVVNDETKQRFQSLAGNIVKLYKAILPDPKASEFASQKNLFTCISDKIRALTPPADISEIMVDIEKVLDQSIASEGYIIHEAPAGYNTKVDLSQIDFEALRKFFDKSKKHTEVEKLKGLINAKLNKLVRLNKSRIDFAERFQKLIDEYNSGALNVELMFDKLLAFAKELTEEEKRGMAEQLTEEELALFDILTKPEPKLTAKDKAKVKKVVRELLDTLKREKLVLDWRKRQQTRAAVQITIQDSLDRELPRAYTPEIFNRKCDLVYQHIYDCYYGAGQSVYSRAG from the coding sequence ATGAACCAGTACTGCGAAGATGCCTTGATTGAGCAGCCGGCCATCGCCCTATTTCAAGAACTCGGCTGGGAAACCATCAACTGCTTCCACGAAACCCTGGGAACAGCGGGGATCCTCGGACGGGAGACCACTGCCGAGGTAGTGCTCACCCGGTACCTCCGTGATGCCCTGGAAAAGCTCAACTCAGGTGTGGACAGTGAGGCCATCAACCTGGCCATCGAGGAAATCGTTAAAGACCGCAGCAGCCTAAACCCCGTTTATGCCAACCGGGAGGTTTACAAGCTCCTTAAGGACGGTGTCAAGGTTATATATAAGAACGCCGATGGCGAGGAAACAGACGAAGTAGTGAAGGTCATTGACTGGAACAACCCCGAAAACAATCATTTCCTCCTTGCGTCCCAGCTTTGGATAACGGGCGAAATCTACAAACGCCGCGCCGACCTTGTCGGCTTTGTCAACGGCATCCCCCTTGTCTTTATCGAGCTAAAGGCCACCCACCGCAGGCTGGAACACGCCTATTACGACAACCTGCGGGACTATAAGAATACCATACCCCAGTTGTTCTGGTACAACGGCTTCATCATCCTGTCCAACGGCAGTCAGAGCCGCATCGGCAGCATGAGCGCGTCCTGGGAGCATTTTGCCGAATGGAAGAAAATCAACAGCGAGGGCGAGGAAGGCGTTGTCTCCCTGGAAACCATGATCCGCGGCACCTGCGATAAGGCAAAGCTACTGGACATCGTAGAGAACTTCACCCTGTTCAGTGATGCCGGAGGCTCCATGGTCAAACTGGTGGCTAAAAACCACCAGTACATTGGGGTCAACAATGCCATCGAAGCAGTGAAAAAGATACGGGAAAATCATGGCCGTCTGGGGGTGTTCTGGCACACTCAGGGTTCGGGCAAGTCCTATTCCATGCTTTTCTTCTGCCAGAAGATCCTGCGCAAGCTGCCTGGCAACTGGACTTTTGTCATCGTCACTGACCGGGCGGAACTGGATGAGCAGATTTACAAGAACTTTGCCTCAGCCGGTGCCGTAATCGAGAAAAAGGTCCAGGCTGAAAGTTGCCAGCACTTAAAAGAGCTGTTGGCAGAGGATCACCGCATGGTGTTCACCCTCATCCAGAAGTTTCAGAGTGAAGACGGGGGTAAGTACCCGAAAATAACGGACAGGGACGACATCATCGTGCTGGTGGACGAAGCCCACCGCAGCCAGTATGACACCCTTGCCGCCAATATGCGCTCTGCCATGCCCAATGCTTCTTTCATCGCTTTTACCGGGACACCTCTTATGGCAGGAGAGGAGAAAACCAGGGAAGTATTCGGCGATTATGTTTCCATCTATAACTTCCGCCAGTCCATTGAGGATCGGGCCACCGTTCCCCTTTATTATGAGAACCGCATCCCGGAACTACAGCTTATCAATGAAAACCTCAACGATGACATCCAGGACATAATCGACAATGCTGATTTGAGCGAGGAAGCGGAGAAGAAGCTGGAACGGGAATTTGCCCGGGAGTATCACCTGATTACCCGTGACGACCGGCTGGAAACCATTGCCGAGGATATCGTCAAACATTTCATGAGCCGTGGAGAAATGGGCAAGGCCATGGTTGTGAGCATCGACAGGTATACTGCCGTCAAGATGTATGACAAGGTTCGGAAATATTGGCAAAAGTATATGGAGGAGCTGAGCAAGCAGCTAGCCAAATGTTATCCTCAAGAAGCAGCAGAAATAAAAAAGAAACTGGATTACATGCGGGAAACCGATATGGCGGTGGTCATATCTTCCGGGCAGAATGAGGTTGAAGCCTTTCAAAAGAAGGGATTGGATATCCTGCCCCACCGCAAACGCATGGTCACCGAAGACCTGGATAAAAAGTTCAAAGACCCCAATGATCCTTTTAGAATCGTGTTTGTCTGTGCCATGTGGCTGACAGGCTTTGACGCTCCTGCGGTCAATACGATTTATCTGGACAAGCCCATGAAGAACCATACCCTGATGCAGACAATCGCCAGAGCGAACCGGGTATTCAAGGATAAAACCTGCGGTACTATAGTCGACTATATCGGCGTATTCCGTAACCTTCAAAAAGCACTTGCCATATACGCTACCCCTGTAGCGGGCGGCTCAGTGGATACACCGGTGAAAGACAAGGCGGCACTGATCGATGAACTTAAAAAAGTTATTGCTGAAACAACTGCTTTCTGCAATGAAAAAGGCATTGACGTAGGTAGGCTCCTTAACACATCAGGTCTTGAACTTGTCGGCCTTTTGGACGATGCTGTGGAGCGCCTGGTGGTAAATGACGAAACCAAGCAGCGGTTTCAATCCTTGGCGGGGAATATAGTTAAACTCTATAAAGCTATTTTGCCTGACCCCAAAGCTTCTGAATTTGCCAGTCAGAAGAACCTTTTCACCTGTATTTCTGACAAAATTCGGGCACTGACCCCACCGGCCGACATCTCTGAAATTATGGTTGATATTGAGAAAGTTCTTGATCAGTCTATTGCCAGTGAAGGGTATATCATCCACGAAGCCCCCGCTGGGTACAATACAAAAGTTGATTTGAGCCAGATTGATTTTGAAGCTTTGCGAAAGTTCTTCGACAAGTCCAAGAAGCATACGGAAGTCGAAAAACTGAAAGGTTTAATCAACGCCAAATTAAACAAGCTCGTACGCCTTAATAAAAGTAGGATTGATTTTGCCGAGAGGTTCCAGAAACTTATTGACGAGTACAATAGCGGCGCCCTTAACGTGGAATTGATGTTTGATAAACTGCTTGCCTTCGCCAAGGAGCTCACCGAAGAAGAAAAGCGTGGCATGGCGGAACAGCTTACGGAGGAAGAACTGGCCCTGTTTGATATCCTTACCAAACCTGAACCTAAATTGACAGCTAAAGATAAGGCTAAAGTGAAGAAAGTAGTCAGGGAACTGTTGGATACGCTCAAGAGGGAGAAACTGGTACTTGACTGGCGAAAACGCCAGCAGACCAGGGCAGCGGTTCAGATTACGATACAGGATTCCCTTGACCGGGAACTGCCGAGGGCATATACCCCAGAAATATTCAACCGAAAGTGTGATTTGGTGTACCAGCACATTTATGATTGTTATTATGGTGCTGGGCAGAGTGTATACAGCCGGGCGGGTTAG
- a CDS encoding type II toxin-antitoxin system Phd/YefM family antitoxin, whose protein sequence is MPHIRPVSDLRNNFADISRIVHETQEPVFLTKNGYGDMVVMSIETYERKLFASEIYFKLKEAELEARSTDQRFSHAEVFSNLKSRLANEADGDNA, encoded by the coding sequence ATGCCACATATCAGACCGGTTTCGGATTTGCGGAATAATTTTGCTGATATATCCAGGATTGTTCATGAGACCCAAGAGCCAGTATTTCTGACCAAGAATGGTTATGGCGATATGGTTGTAATGAGCATTGAAACTTATGAACGAAAACTCTTTGCAAGCGAAATCTATTTTAAGCTTAAGGAAGCCGAGCTTGAAGCAAGGTCCACTGATCAACGCTTTTCCCATGCAGAAGTTTTTTCCAATTTGAAGTCAAGGCTCGCAAACGAGGCAGATGGAGATAATGCATGA
- a CDS encoding type II toxin-antitoxin system RelE/ParE family toxin: MHEVKYLPLAQRDLINIIDYITDTLKAPKAAMDLVDALDASISRLAQFPYSGRLYQPVQPLQSEYRVLPVKNYLVFYVVNQHEVEIHRILYAKMNIEKFVK; encoded by the coding sequence ATGCATGAGGTAAAATACCTGCCTTTGGCACAAAGGGATTTAATAAATATTATCGACTATATTACTGATACCCTCAAAGCGCCAAAGGCTGCAATGGACCTGGTTGATGCCCTGGATGCTTCCATATCAAGACTCGCACAGTTCCCATATTCAGGCAGGTTATATCAACCTGTACAGCCGCTTCAATCTGAATATAGGGTTTTACCAGTAAAAAACTATTTGGTGTTCTATGTGGTTAACCAGCATGAAGTAGAAATACACAGGATCCTTTATGCAAAGATGAATATTGAAAAGTTTGTAAAATAA
- a CDS encoding type II toxin-antitoxin system RelB/DinJ family antitoxin, with translation MARTANIFARVEPEIKEQAEKVLEQLGIPMSNAIGLFLRQVVLQRGIPFDLKLPQNKPLSIEELGEEQFYEEIEKGMADLNSGKVVPAQKIFDRISKDYGL, from the coding sequence ATGGCAAGAACCGCTAATATATTTGCCCGCGTTGAACCTGAAATTAAAGAACAGGCTGAAAAGGTGCTTGAGCAGCTTGGCATTCCCATGTCCAACGCAATCGGGCTTTTTCTGCGTCAGGTTGTGCTTCAGCGAGGAATCCCGTTTGATTTGAAGCTTCCTCAAAATAAGCCTTTGTCTATTGAAGAGCTCGGCGAGGAGCAGTTTTATGAGGAAATTGAGAAAGGCATGGCTGATTTAAACAGCGGAAAGGTTGTTCCGGCCCAAAAAATATTTGACAGGATAAGCAAGGATTACGGGCTATGA
- a CDS encoding type II toxin-antitoxin system RelE/ParE family toxin, which translates to MNTWKVVYTEQAENDLRGIYEYIAFSLLEPEIAKRQTKRIIEATAKLNEMPFRCRLYEKEPWRSKGLRVLPVDNYLVFYLPVEERQTVAIIRIMYGGRNIDKHL; encoded by the coding sequence ATGAACACGTGGAAAGTGGTTTATACAGAACAGGCGGAAAACGATCTGCGCGGGATTTACGAATACATCGCTTTCTCGCTGCTTGAGCCTGAAATTGCAAAGAGGCAGACGAAACGGATTATTGAAGCTACGGCAAAACTAAATGAAATGCCATTCCGCTGCCGGTTGTATGAAAAAGAACCGTGGCGCAGCAAGGGGCTTCGGGTTTTACCGGTTGATAATTACCTGGTGTTTTATCTGCCCGTTGAAGAGCGGCAAACTGTTGCAATAATCCGTATCATGTACGGCGGGCGAAATATTGATAAGCATCTTTAA
- a CDS encoding Rpn family recombination-promoting nuclease/putative transposase yields MPPDDPPRPPTHQPHDKGYKYLLKNKDTFLQLLRSFVPAPWVHNIDLQALILVDKSYITQEFADKEADIVYRMKSTEGDVIFYVLLELQSTVDYLMPFRLLLYMVEIWREVFNNTPPKERESKEFRLPAIIPLVLYNGKPRWTAATFFQDILAASEQFADYLLNFHYEVISVHSYKDRELMHMANLLAAVFMLEKSRDWPQIIKTLRRLLRITRKMTPEDFQRFKTFCLKIFAPQLSPEKQQELAAAIEKLGPEESDRMVTNVERILGETINNARQEGMAQGELKKARENALAALRKGLDPQLVSEITGLSLEEVLKLQKSIVH; encoded by the coding sequence GTGCCGCCGGATGATCCACCCCGTCCACCAACCCACCAACCGCACGACAAGGGCTACAAATATCTGCTCAAAAACAAAGACACCTTCCTGCAGCTTTTGCGCAGTTTTGTCCCGGCCCCCTGGGTGCACAATATTGATCTGCAGGCCCTCATCCTGGTGGACAAAAGCTACATCACCCAGGAATTTGCCGACAAAGAAGCCGACATAGTCTACCGCATGAAAAGCACTGAAGGTGATGTAATCTTTTACGTCCTGCTGGAACTGCAGTCCACAGTGGACTACCTGATGCCCTTTCGCCTGCTTTTGTACATGGTGGAAATCTGGCGGGAGGTGTTTAATAACACGCCGCCGAAGGAGCGGGAGAGCAAGGAATTTCGCCTGCCGGCCATCATCCCTCTGGTGCTGTACAATGGAAAGCCACGCTGGACGGCAGCCACATTCTTTCAGGACATCCTGGCCGCCAGTGAACAGTTTGCCGACTACCTGCTCAATTTTCACTACGAAGTAATCAGCGTACACAGCTACAAAGACCGGGAGCTAATGCACATGGCCAACCTGCTGGCAGCCGTATTCATGCTGGAAAAAAGCCGGGACTGGCCGCAGATCATCAAAACCCTGCGCCGCCTGTTGCGCATTACCCGGAAAATGACGCCTGAGGATTTTCAGCGGTTTAAGACCTTCTGTCTGAAAATATTTGCACCGCAATTGTCACCGGAAAAACAGCAGGAGCTTGCTGCAGCCATTGAGAAGCTTGGCCCGGAGGAGAGTGATCGGATGGTTACCAACGTGGAGAGGATATTGGGGGAAACTATCAATAATGCCCGGCAGGAGGGTATGGCTCAGGGCGAGCTTAAAAAAGCACGGGAAAACGCCCTGGCTGCCCTGCGCAAAGGACTAGATCCGCAACTGGTCAGCGAAATCACCGGCCTGTCACTGGAAGAAGTGCTGAAACTGCAAAAAAGTATTGTGCATTAA
- a CDS encoding Uma2 family endonuclease, which produces MQWPGEERWEIIEGVPHLLAPAPGREHQAIAGELFWQVYSFFHDKECHVFFAPFDVRLPEGEEEDEEITTVVQPDLVVEVISLSTAKKDLNEKFNLYERRGVQEYWVVFPRFQAIEVYHLGTTGKYEKANTYTVGEMLVSVLFPGLTVDVARVFGG; this is translated from the coding sequence TTGCAGTGGCCCGGCGAGGAAAGGTGGGAAATCATTGAGGGCGTACCGCACCTGCTCGCACCGGCACCGGGACGGGAACACCAGGCCATAGCCGGTGAACTGTTCTGGCAGGTTTATTCCTTTTTTCACGATAAAGAGTGCCATGTTTTTTTCGCCCCCTTTGATGTGCGCCTGCCGGAAGGGGAGGAAGAGGATGAGGAAATCACCACCGTTGTGCAGCCCGACCTGGTGGTGGAGGTCATTTCTCTGTCTACCGCCAAAAAGGACTTGAACGAGAAATTCAACCTCTACGAGCGTCGGGGTGTGCAAGAATACTGGGTGGTTTTTCCCCGCTTTCAGGCTATAGAGGTGTATCATTTGGGAACGACAGGCAAGTATGAAAAAGCAAACACCTATACGGTGGGGGAGATGCTGGTCAGCGTACTTTTTCCCGGCTTGACTGTGGATGTGGCCAGGGTGTTCGGGGGATAG
- the yfcE gene encoding phosphodiesterase, with protein sequence MRITIMSDTHGSRTAFQKALEAAGPCDLILHAGDILYHGPRNLLPEGYDPGELAQAINNLDKPFIAAAGNCDAPVDQLMLSVPVQAPYALVYLEHMLILVTHGHAAGEEELIGLARQWGVKLLVTGHTHVKRLEKRNGVYLLNPGSCALPKDGSPSVAVLEDFRVHFINIESKETIQSQALL encoded by the coding sequence ATGAGAATCACCATCATGAGCGATACCCACGGCAGCCGGACGGCATTTCAGAAGGCACTGGAGGCCGCCGGGCCGTGCGATCTCATCTTGCACGCCGGTGATATCCTGTATCACGGTCCCCGCAATCTTCTGCCGGAGGGGTATGACCCCGGGGAACTGGCGCAGGCCATAAATAACCTGGATAAACCGTTCATTGCCGCGGCCGGGAACTGCGACGCGCCCGTGGACCAGCTCATGCTCTCGGTGCCCGTTCAGGCCCCCTATGCCCTGGTGTACCTGGAACATATGCTCATTCTGGTCACACACGGGCACGCTGCCGGTGAGGAAGAGCTGATCGGCCTGGCCCGGCAATGGGGAGTAAAGCTGTTGGTGACCGGCCACACCCATGTCAAGCGGCTGGAAAAAAGGAATGGGGTGTACCTGCTAAACCCCGGTTCCTGCGCGCTGCCCAAGGACGGCAGCCCTTCGGTTGCCGTGCTGGAAGATTTCCGGGTGCATTTTATCAATATTGAAAGCAAGGAAACCATACAGAGCCAGGCTCTATTATAA
- a CDS encoding lactate racemase domain-containing protein, producing MDLPLFVKIRQHFPRPVIADIPRQISEKLQKINLNARLEPGQRIAITAGSRGIANIAIILRAVVQAVRAAGAEPFLLAAMGSHGGGSEQGQIEVLTSLGITENSVGCPVLATAEAVEIGQTAKGRKVYCDALAWQADGILVVNRVKPHTTFHGPVESGLLKMMTVGLGKAPGAAAFHRTRPGEMAQAILDVGDVFLRSGKIVAGLAVVENGYEETAMVETALPEGLVELEKRLLKEAYRLLPRLPVDYLDFLVVGEMGKNISGTGMDVNVIGRMRMAGVPEPRHPFIERIVVLDLTAQSHGNATGIGLADITTARLAAKIDREATYLNCLTSGNLQRAMLPVVMPDDRKAIEAALQSLATDDTGNLKGAIIKNTLEMEHLWVTERLARDLARHTGVDIVSPPQRLVFAGGLLALDW from the coding sequence ATGGACCTGCCCCTCTTTGTTAAAATCAGGCAACACTTCCCCCGCCCGGTGATTGCCGATATACCCCGCCAGATCAGTGAAAAACTGCAAAAAATCAACCTCAACGCCCGGTTGGAGCCGGGCCAGCGAATAGCCATCACCGCCGGATCCCGGGGCATAGCCAATATAGCAATTATCCTGCGCGCGGTAGTACAGGCGGTACGGGCCGCCGGAGCAGAACCTTTTTTGCTGGCTGCCATGGGAAGCCACGGCGGAGGAAGCGAACAAGGCCAAATAGAAGTGTTGACATCTCTGGGTATCACGGAAAACAGTGTGGGCTGCCCGGTGCTGGCCACGGCCGAAGCAGTGGAAATAGGCCAAACGGCCAAAGGCAGAAAGGTTTATTGTGACGCCCTGGCCTGGCAGGCAGACGGTATACTGGTGGTAAACCGCGTCAAACCCCACACCACCTTTCACGGGCCGGTGGAAAGCGGCCTTTTGAAAATGATGACCGTAGGGCTGGGAAAAGCCCCGGGAGCCGCCGCCTTTCACCGTACCAGGCCGGGGGAAATGGCACAGGCGATCCTGGATGTGGGAGACGTTTTCCTGCGCTCGGGAAAGATAGTGGCCGGTCTGGCCGTGGTGGAAAACGGCTATGAGGAAACCGCCATGGTGGAGACAGCACTGCCGGAGGGTTTGGTTGAACTGGAAAAGAGACTTTTAAAAGAAGCCTATCGTTTACTGCCCCGCCTGCCGGTGGACTATCTGGATTTCCTGGTGGTGGGGGAAATGGGCAAAAACATCAGCGGCACGGGCATGGATGTCAATGTCATCGGCAGGATGAGAATGGCCGGAGTGCCGGAACCCCGGCACCCCTTTATTGAACGCATTGTGGTTCTGGACCTGACGGCGCAGTCCCACGGCAATGCCACCGGCATTGGTCTGGCCGACATCACCACCGCGCGCCTGGCCGCCAAAATAGACCGGGAGGCCACTTACCTCAACTGCTTGACCAGCGGTAACTTGCAGCGAGCCATGCTGCCCGTGGTCATGCCCGATGACCGGAAAGCCATTGAGGCGGCACTGCAAAGCCTGGCCACGGACGATACCGGCAACCTGAAGGGGGCCATCATCAAGAACACCCTGGAGATGGAACACCTCTGGGTCACGGAAAGGCTGGCCCGGGATCTGGCCCGGCATACAGGCGTGGACATTGTCAGCCCGCCGCAGCGGCTTGTTTTTGCCGGCGGCTTGCTTGCGCTGGATTGGTAA
- a CDS encoding (Fe-S)-binding protein, translated as MLHRDEEARYHINRCSKCGSCREVCPVFLQTGSEPWVARARVQLAGAALAGQLNFSRRFNQIMDACLLCRACVAHCPNGVRVDELVLWARAKALGEKKPTPAKIILLRGALASPRRLKLLGRAAAPCQKAGLGKKLRGQILPALRFPPFTSLFHPQEIKKPSYTAAYFVGCLTQYVNHQTGQAVLKVLAQNNVQVLPADPGCCGMPALAAGDLKTARELARRNVASWQRLKADFIVTDCASCGEMLKMYGRLLAEDAMRKAAGEMASRVMDITAFLVHKTAFQTGRRKIPLTVTYHDPCHLKRGQGVFREPRQVLAGIPGLTLIEMTRSDTCCGLAGAFGITHPEISTRILAQKLENIKATGAQAVATGCPSCRQQLASGLARAGLALPVFHPVELLAMTYDEE; from the coding sequence TTGTTGCACAGGGATGAAGAAGCAAGATATCACATCAACCGCTGCAGCAAATGCGGTTCTTGCCGGGAGGTCTGTCCCGTATTTCTGCAAACGGGCAGCGAGCCCTGGGTGGCCAGAGCCAGAGTGCAATTGGCCGGCGCCGCACTCGCCGGACAGCTCAATTTCTCCCGACGTTTCAATCAAATAATGGACGCCTGCCTTTTATGCCGGGCCTGCGTAGCCCACTGTCCCAACGGCGTAAGGGTGGATGAACTGGTGCTCTGGGCCAGAGCGAAAGCCCTGGGAGAAAAAAAGCCCACCCCGGCGAAAATAATTTTACTGCGCGGTGCCCTGGCTTCCCCCAGAAGGCTAAAGCTGCTGGGCAGAGCAGCAGCGCCCTGCCAGAAAGCGGGGCTGGGAAAAAAACTGCGTGGCCAGATTCTGCCCGCATTGCGCTTCCCCCCTTTTACAAGCTTATTTCATCCTCAAGAAATAAAAAAGCCCTCTTATACCGCAGCTTACTTTGTGGGCTGCCTGACCCAGTACGTTAATCACCAGACCGGTCAGGCCGTGTTAAAAGTGCTGGCCCAAAACAACGTACAGGTGCTCCCGGCCGACCCGGGCTGCTGTGGTATGCCGGCACTGGCAGCGGGAGATCTAAAAACGGCCCGGGAGCTGGCCAGGCGCAATGTGGCCAGCTGGCAAAGGCTGAAAGCGGATTTTATAGTCACCGACTGTGCCAGTTGCGGGGAAATGCTCAAAATGTACGGCCGCCTGCTGGCAGAAGACGCTATGCGGAAAGCGGCCGGTGAAATGGCCAGCCGGGTGATGGACATTACCGCCTTTCTCGTGCACAAAACCGCTTTTCAAACCGGCCGGCGTAAAATACCCCTCACTGTAACCTATCACGACCCCTGCCATTTAAAGAGAGGACAGGGTGTCTTCCGGGAACCACGCCAGGTTCTGGCCGGCATTCCCGGTCTGACCTTGATAGAAATGACCCGGAGCGACACCTGCTGTGGCCTGGCCGGCGCTTTTGGAATCACCCACCCCGAAATTTCCACCCGCATACTGGCGCAGAAGCTGGAAAACATCAAAGCCACCGGTGCTCAGGCCGTGGCCACGGGCTGCCCTTCCTGCCGCCAGCAGCTCGCCTCCGGCCTGGCCCGGGCGGGGCTGGCGCTGCCTGTTTTTCACCCGGTGGAACTTTTAGCCATGACTTATGATGAAGAATGA
- a CDS encoding FAD-binding oxidoreductase — translation MKQKIARNLQRLLGKDKVFSTPEDLYCYSYDGTFLTGSPVAVVRPTSSQEVAAVVRLAAAERIPIVPRGAGTGLSGGAVPEADSIVLDMTAMNRILEIDRNNMLAVVEPGVVTASLHRAVESMGLFYPPDPSSSHVSTLGGNIAECAGGPRGLKYGVTRDYVLGLEVVLASGEIIECGGKTVKNVSGYDLTRLLVGSEGTLGIVTRAYLRLIPRPAGRETLRADFKYIDQAAEAITAVISAGILPAALELMDDVTIRCVENYLHTGLPLDVEAILLIEVDGPAAILGEQIRHIAALCAQCGAARVKVAQNDAQAAELWRARKAVSPALVQIKPTKISEDATVPRSQVPALIGAIKDIARKYRLTIAIFGHAGDGNLHPNLLVDKSDSDEMARAEAATAEIFQAALSLGGTLSGEHGIGILKAPFLALEYGPAGVDVMKKIKDALDPQGILNPGKVFGRS, via the coding sequence ATGAAACAGAAAATAGCCAGAAACTTGCAGCGTCTTTTGGGGAAAGACAAGGTATTTTCCACCCCGGAAGACCTGTATTGCTACTCCTACGACGGCACTTTTTTAACGGGCAGCCCGGTAGCGGTGGTACGCCCCACCTCCTCCCAGGAAGTGGCCGCAGTAGTGCGGCTGGCTGCGGCGGAAAGAATCCCCATCGTCCCCCGGGGAGCGGGAACCGGTTTAAGCGGTGGAGCGGTGCCAGAGGCAGACAGCATTGTTCTGGACATGACGGCCATGAACCGCATTCTGGAAATTGATAGAAACAACATGCTGGCTGTGGTGGAACCGGGAGTGGTCACCGCCAGCCTGCACCGGGCAGTGGAAAGCATGGGCCTTTTTTATCCACCCGACCCGTCCAGTTCCCACGTCTCCACCCTGGGTGGTAACATCGCCGAATGTGCCGGCGGACCCCGGGGGTTAAAATATGGTGTTACCCGGGATTATGTCCTGGGATTGGAAGTGGTTTTGGCCAGCGGAGAGATCATAGAGTGCGGGGGCAAAACGGTCAAAAATGTCAGCGGCTACGATCTGACCCGGCTGCTGGTGGGCTCCGAGGGCACACTGGGCATTGTTACCCGGGCTTATTTGCGCCTGATTCCCAGGCCCGCGGGCCGGGAAACGCTGCGCGCCGATTTCAAATATATCGACCAGGCGGCGGAAGCCATTACCGCCGTAATTAGCGCCGGTATATTACCTGCGGCTCTGGAACTAATGGATGATGTAACCATCCGGTGCGTGGAGAATTACCTCCACACCGGCCTCCCCCTGGATGTGGAGGCCATCCTGCTCATAGAGGTGGACGGACCGGCGGCAATTCTGGGCGAACAGATCAGGCACATTGCGGCTCTCTGTGCCCAGTGCGGCGCAGCGAGGGTAAAAGTGGCCCAAAACGATGCCCAGGCCGCAGAGTTGTGGCGGGCCAGAAAGGCGGTTTCACCGGCGCTTGTGCAAATCAAGCCCACCAAAATTTCTGAAGACGCCACGGTACCCCGCAGCCAGGTACCGGCCTTAATCGGGGCGATCAAAGATATTGCCCGCAAGTACCGGCTAACCATCGCCATTTTTGGCCACGCCGGGGACGGCAACCTGCACCCCAACCTGCTGGTGGATAAAAGCGATTCTGACGAGATGGCCCGCGCGGAAGCGGCCACGGCGGAAATTTTTCAAGCAGCCCTCTCCCTGGGAGGTACCCTCTCCGGCGAACACGGCATTGGTATTTTAAAGGCGCCATTTTTGGCACTGGAATATGGACCGGCGGGAGTGGACGTGATGAAAAAAATAAAGGATGCCCTCGACCCGCAGGGCATCTTGAATCCGGGCAAGGTTTTCGGGAGGAGTTAA